A genomic segment from Paenibacillus sp. FSL K6-1096 encodes:
- a CDS encoding alanine racemase encodes MSLYAELPTPAVIIDMDILQRNIDGMARRLSACRIQHRPHIKSHKSAAIARMQLAAGAVGITTAKLAEAEVFAAAGVDSILIAYPLIGADKLERFAALHMKCGLITTVDSLTGAAGLSEVGLRTGKPVQVLVEIDGGLHRGGRQAGEDALQFALTIQALPGIRISGLMGYFGTIYQNRGEAAFIEAAREEASLMLDMAVLFREAGLPVDIISTGSSPAALMCRELDGVTEVRAGNYVLWDASGVGMGLASEDDCALRVIATVVSTPLPGRATIDAGTKSLTSDKAHGREGFGIIAGHPQVKLAALNEEHGFLEYDPLTEPFQIGDRIEIIPNHSCVIPNLHNRVAGVRGGRWSEWITVDARGCNT; translated from the coding sequence ATGAGCCTCTACGCGGAGCTGCCGACACCCGCTGTAATTATTGACATGGATATTCTGCAGCGCAATATTGACGGGATGGCCCGGCGGTTGAGCGCCTGCAGAATTCAGCATCGTCCGCATATCAAATCGCATAAATCGGCGGCGATCGCCCGGATGCAGCTTGCGGCAGGGGCCGTTGGCATTACGACAGCCAAGCTGGCGGAGGCTGAGGTATTTGCAGCCGCAGGTGTGGATTCGATTCTGATTGCTTATCCGCTGATCGGTGCGGATAAGCTGGAACGGTTCGCTGCGCTGCACATGAAGTGCGGGCTGATCACTACAGTTGACAGCCTCACCGGAGCTGCGGGGCTGTCAGAGGTCGGCCTGCGGACCGGGAAGCCGGTCCAGGTGCTGGTCGAAATCGACGGCGGGCTGCACCGGGGAGGCCGGCAGGCAGGCGAAGATGCCCTGCAGTTTGCCTTAACGATCCAGGCATTGCCGGGTATCCGCATCTCCGGGCTGATGGGATATTTCGGGACGATCTACCAGAACAGAGGCGAGGCAGCTTTCATAGAAGCTGCCCGTGAGGAAGCTTCGCTGATGCTGGATATGGCCGTGCTGTTCAGGGAGGCGGGTCTGCCGGTGGACATCATCAGCACCGGGTCTTCGCCCGCTGCCCTGATGTGCCGGGAGCTGGACGGGGTGACGGAGGTGCGTGCGGGGAACTATGTGCTGTGGGATGCCTCCGGTGTGGGGATGGGGCTGGCCTCCGAAGACGATTGCGCGCTGCGCGTAATTGCTACTGTAGTCAGCACCCCTCTGCCCGGGCGGGCAACGATCGATGCCGGAACGAAGAGCCTGACCAGCGACAAGGCTCACGGGCGTGAGGGCTTCGGGATCATTGCCGGGCATCCGCAGGTCAAGCTTGCTGCATTGAATGAAGAGCACGGCTTCCTGGAGTATGATCCGCTCACGGAGCCGTTTCAGATCGGCGACCGGATTGAAATTATCCCGAACCATTCCTGTGTCATTCCGAACCTCCACAACCGTGTAGCAGGTGTCCGGGGCGGCCGGTGGTCGGAATGGATTACGGTGGATGCCCGGGGCTGCAATACGTGA
- a CDS encoding alpha-L-fucosidase, with product MTTQEFTVPDHWKWFTDSRYGMFIHWGPYAQYGRGEQILFREHLDQREYAVQAAAWNPQHFDPELWAATAVKAGFKYACFTTRHHDGYCMWDSAYTDYSSAKLAPQRDFVREYVDAFRKAGLRIGLYYSWIDWRLPAYFDGPAKDPEGWEKVRNYLHNQVKELLTNYGRIDHFFFDGVWPRNADELQSVELLEDMRRLQPGILVNNRLGYSSAHDEYRVDGGVGAGDSDTLGDFGTPEHLIVADRKRLWESCQVSTWRLWSHVFGERWRPADYLLDMLCECAEKGGAHGGNLLLNCGPTADGELPPEFVERALDIGRWLEVHGEAIYGSDGGSITEFITRGRQTTSGNFLYLIIRFWDGRPEMRLADLTSKVKSVTLLTTGQTLEFEQRDAELFIKGLPAEAPSRLFPVIRVECEGKPEANQWGRERLWEGDPARVAEWARSQRGTSVYADGIER from the coding sequence ATGACTACTCAGGAATTCACCGTCCCGGACCATTGGAAATGGTTCACCGACAGCCGTTACGGCATGTTCATTCACTGGGGCCCTTACGCGCAGTATGGCCGCGGGGAGCAGATTCTGTTCCGCGAGCATCTGGATCAGCGGGAATACGCCGTGCAGGCTGCCGCCTGGAACCCGCAGCATTTCGATCCTGAGCTGTGGGCGGCGACGGCAGTGAAGGCCGGCTTCAAATATGCCTGCTTCACGACAAGGCACCATGACGGCTACTGCATGTGGGACAGCGCCTATACCGATTATTCCAGCGCGAAGCTGGCTCCGCAGCGCGACTTCGTCCGCGAATACGTGGATGCCTTCCGCAAGGCGGGACTGCGGATCGGCCTCTATTATTCCTGGATTGACTGGAGGCTGCCGGCTTATTTTGACGGTCCGGCCAAAGACCCGGAGGGCTGGGAGAAGGTGCGGAATTATCTGCATAACCAGGTGAAGGAGCTACTCACCAATTACGGCCGGATCGATCACTTCTTCTTCGACGGTGTATGGCCGCGAAATGCCGATGAGCTGCAGAGTGTGGAGCTGCTGGAGGACATGCGCCGGCTGCAGCCGGGCATCCTGGTCAACAACCGGCTGGGCTACTCCAGTGCGCATGATGAATACCGCGTAGACGGCGGTGTCGGCGCGGGCGACTCGGACACACTCGGGGACTTCGGGACCCCGGAGCATCTGATCGTGGCCGACCGTAAGCGCCTGTGGGAATCCTGCCAGGTGAGCACCTGGCGGCTCTGGAGCCATGTATTCGGCGAGCGCTGGCGTCCGGCCGATTATCTGCTGGATATGCTCTGCGAATGTGCGGAGAAGGGCGGGGCCCACGGCGGCAATCTGCTGCTGAACTGCGGTCCGACAGCGGATGGCGAGCTGCCGCCGGAATTCGTAGAGCGGGCGCTGGATATCGGCCGCTGGCTGGAGGTGCACGGGGAGGCCATCTACGGCTCGGACGGCGGCTCCATCACCGAATTCATTACCAGAGGACGGCAAACCACAAGCGGCAACTTCCTGTATCTGATCATCCGCTTCTGGGATGGACGGCCTGAGATGCGGCTGGCGGATCTGACCAGTAAGGTGAAGTCGGTAACGCTGCTGACTACGGGCCAGACGCTGGAGTTCGAGCAGCGGGATGCGGAGCTGTTCATTAAGGGGCTGCCTGCGGAAGCGCCGTCCCGACTGTTCCCGGTAATCCGTGTGGAATGTGAAGGTAAGCCTGAAGCTAACCAGTGGGGCCGCGAGCGCCTGTGGGAAGGTGATCCGGCCCGGGTGGCGGAATGGGCGCGCAGCCAGCGCGGCACCTCGGTCTATGCGGACGGGATCGAACGGTAA
- a CDS encoding helix-turn-helix domain-containing protein: MRIRKWPEQQHLFMRLMIPYISFMVFALCLGGLFYKLTYDVVKDEVTGSNMQLLEQVKETMDIRLSEINTIALQLLNDPMVQSFARVSDPFSSTRTYKVLETQKNLYSYNTSNNFVLDYYLIFKNSNLALSSNSTYELPAFYNYVLSSAGTDYETWRSDLFSTYRNREVMASGSAQYQGKSYDMLTYVQSLGYPGSIQGALVILVDNRKLKKLLSGVDVSDGGWVSIIDNEGRVVSALSGDGTVPDLDPAAYPAASGIIEASAKTNDMMVTYTKSSYNKWSYVVAQPPHVVLGKVLSIKKITIIVVLAFLLIGLFLAYLFATRSGKPLFRILSTLTERPGGKQPRRPKEMYGFIQHSLSALIDNNAALQGEIERQAPLLLESFYERLLKGEFLSLNEINTLLRHQQMEIAGESYAVGILHFRGGTLGMSADALRKLDVERVLIKEALRLAMGGSFYVHDVAEDKIAILFVDTAGDSTRFRRRIEGIIGDTAAEIGERLTLGLYFAIGGFRASLLDVSGSYEEARQSLSSITYEEMVQTAWFYDLPSENSLFYFPGEVENRLSNYTKAGETAELRRLLDSLFRENFQERHLPLAMQQLFCCEMISCLVKLQEQLMLQYPEEVSSLLQQLNATGNLREVYKRAAEIFLTMSEEADQRKKSRNVKLLDAILVYIQEQFGQANLSLDAVAEHMNISKGYMSQFFKEQTGTNFSEYLENLRMNEAKALLANTGLPIREIAEQVGYHSTNTFCRAFKRDSGLSATAFRESATG, encoded by the coding sequence ATGCGGATTAGGAAGTGGCCGGAACAGCAGCATCTGTTCATGCGTTTGATGATACCCTATATTTCATTCATGGTTTTTGCTTTGTGTCTTGGAGGACTCTTTTATAAGCTGACCTACGATGTTGTCAAAGATGAAGTGACCGGCAGCAACATGCAGCTTCTGGAGCAGGTCAAGGAGACGATGGATATCCGGTTATCCGAGATTAACACGATTGCCCTGCAGCTGCTTAACGATCCGATGGTGCAGAGCTTTGCGCGTGTCAGTGATCCGTTCAGCAGCACCAGAACCTACAAGGTTCTGGAGACCCAGAAGAACCTCTACAGCTATAATACCTCGAACAATTTCGTGCTGGATTACTATCTGATTTTTAAGAACAGCAATTTGGCCTTATCCTCCAATTCCACTTATGAGCTTCCCGCGTTCTATAATTATGTGCTCTCCAGTGCCGGAACCGACTACGAGACCTGGCGGAGCGATCTGTTCAGTACCTACCGCAACCGTGAGGTGATGGCCTCAGGGTCGGCACAGTATCAGGGCAAGTCTTACGACATGCTCACTTACGTGCAGTCACTGGGCTATCCGGGCTCCATTCAGGGGGCGCTGGTCATTCTGGTGGACAACCGCAAGCTGAAGAAGCTGCTCTCGGGAGTGGATGTCTCCGACGGCGGCTGGGTGTCGATTATTGACAATGAAGGCCGGGTGGTCAGCGCGTTATCCGGGGATGGAACGGTTCCCGATCTGGACCCTGCGGCGTATCCGGCGGCTTCCGGGATTATTGAGGCCTCGGCCAAGACGAACGATATGATGGTGACCTATACCAAGTCTTCTTATAATAAATGGTCTTATGTAGTGGCTCAGCCCCCGCATGTTGTTCTGGGCAAGGTCCTGTCGATCAAAAAAATAACCATCATTGTCGTGCTGGCATTCCTGCTGATCGGCTTGTTCCTGGCTTATCTGTTCGCCACACGCAGCGGCAAGCCGCTGTTTCGCATTCTCTCGACGCTGACCGAGCGCCCCGGCGGCAAGCAGCCCCGGCGGCCCAAGGAGATGTACGGCTTCATTCAGCATTCGCTGTCTGCGCTGATTGATAACAACGCGGCCCTGCAGGGTGAAATTGAGCGGCAGGCTCCCCTGCTGCTGGAAAGCTTCTATGAGCGGCTGCTGAAGGGGGAATTCCTCAGCCTGAATGAGATCAACACGCTGCTGCGGCATCAGCAGATGGAGATTGCGGGCGAATCCTATGCCGTCGGTATTCTTCATTTCCGCGGGGGGACGCTGGGCATGAGTGCGGATGCGCTGCGCAAGCTGGATGTGGAGCGGGTGCTCATCAAAGAAGCGCTGCGGCTGGCCATGGGCGGGAGCTTCTATGTGCATGATGTGGCCGAGGACAAGATCGCCATCCTGTTCGTGGATACCGCCGGGGACAGCACCCGGTTCCGCCGGAGGATCGAAGGCATTATCGGGGATACCGCAGCGGAGATTGGGGAGCGGCTGACTCTGGGGCTGTATTTCGCCATTGGCGGCTTCCGCGCTTCGCTGCTGGATGTGTCCGGCTCCTACGAGGAGGCGCGCCAGTCCCTGTCATCCATTACCTATGAGGAAATGGTGCAGACCGCCTGGTTCTATGACCTGCCGAGCGAGAACAGCCTGTTCTATTTCCCGGGAGAGGTGGAGAACCGTCTCAGCAATTACACGAAGGCGGGGGAAACGGCAGAGCTGCGCCGGCTGCTGGATTCCCTGTTCCGTGAGAACTTTCAGGAGCGGCATCTGCCGCTGGCGATGCAGCAGCTCTTCTGCTGTGAGATGATCAGCTGCCTGGTGAAGCTGCAGGAGCAGCTTATGCTGCAATACCCGGAGGAGGTCAGCAGCCTGCTCCAGCAGCTGAACGCCACCGGGAATCTGCGCGAGGTCTATAAGCGTGCGGCCGAGATATTCCTCACCATGAGCGAGGAAGCCGACCAGCGCAAGAAGAGCCGCAATGTCAAGCTGCTTGACGCTATTCTCGTCTATATTCAGGAGCAGTTCGGGCAGGCCAATCTCAGCCTGGATGCCGTAGCGGAGCACATGAATATCTCCAAAGGCTACATGTCGCAGTTCTTCAAGGAACAGACGGGCACGAATTTCTCGGAATATCTGGAGAATCTGCGGATGAACGAAGCCAAGGCACTGCTGGCGAACACGGGTCTGCCGATCCGGGAGATCGCCGAGCAGGTCGGCTATCATTCCACAAACACGTTCTGCCGGGCGTTTAAGCGGGACAGCGGACTCAGCGCCACCGCCTTCCGGGAATCCGCCACCGGATGA
- a CDS encoding ABC transporter permease subunit, with the protein MSENPFVRKLIKSWQLYALMALPFLYLIIFKYVPMYGAQIAFKDFSVVKGIWDSDWVGMKHFSRFVNSYDFWRILRNTLILSFYNLIAGFPIPILLALGLNYLRSVRFRKAVQMVTYAPHFISIVVVVGIVKELLDPRIGIVNKILGFIGIGPVNFMGEISMFSSIYVWSDIWQHVGFNCIIYIAALASIDPSLHEAAVMDGATKFRRMWHIDLPGIMPMAIIVLILNTGHILDVGFEKVLLLQNPINLKAAEIIDTYVYKVGLTSQVANYSYSTAIGLFKSVINLILLLTVNKIAQKTKQGSLW; encoded by the coding sequence TTGAGCGAGAATCCCTTCGTCCGCAAGCTGATCAAAAGCTGGCAATTGTACGCGCTGATGGCCCTGCCTTTTCTGTATCTAATCATCTTCAAATACGTGCCGATGTACGGCGCCCAGATTGCCTTTAAGGATTTCTCGGTGGTCAAGGGGATTTGGGACAGTGACTGGGTGGGCATGAAGCATTTCAGCCGCTTCGTCAATTCCTATGATTTCTGGCGGATTCTCCGGAACACGCTGATTCTCAGCTTTTACAATCTGATTGCCGGGTTCCCGATTCCGATCCTGCTGGCCCTGGGACTGAATTATCTCCGCAGTGTCCGTTTCCGCAAAGCCGTGCAGATGGTAACCTATGCGCCGCATTTTATCTCCATTGTAGTAGTCGTCGGCATCGTGAAGGAGCTGCTGGACCCGCGGATCGGCATTGTGAACAAAATCCTCGGGTTCATCGGGATCGGTCCGGTCAACTTCATGGGTGAGATTTCGATGTTCTCCTCCATTTATGTCTGGTCGGACATATGGCAGCATGTCGGCTTCAACTGCATCATCTATATCGCGGCGCTGGCCAGCATTGATCCTTCGCTGCATGAAGCGGCGGTGATGGACGGGGCCACGAAATTCCGCCGCATGTGGCATATCGATCTGCCGGGTATTATGCCAATGGCGATTATCGTGCTTATTCTGAATACCGGCCATATTCTCGACGTCGGCTTTGAGAAGGTGCTGCTGCTGCAGAATCCGATTAACCTGAAGGCTGCCGAGATTATCGACACGTATGTGTACAAGGTCGGCCTGACCTCGCAGGTTGCCAACTACTCGTATTCAACGGCGATTGGACTGTTCAAATCGGTTATCAATCTAATTCTGCTGCTGACGGTTAACAAGATTGCGCAAAAAACCAAGCAGGGCAGCTTGTGGTAA
- a CDS encoding M20 family metallopeptidase, which translates to MGQVEIDPAEITRVLQELVAIPSVNPAFEGGCGEAGVAEYVKRYLTGQGIPCLEQPVQPGRSNIIGMLPGVLPGSPLLLEAHMDTVQTTGMTIDPYAAAVIDGRLYGRGACDTKGSLAAMLVAMAALKRSGLPLPVGVHLAAVVDEEYRYTGVSRLAAAISAGELSYCGAVVGEPTGLHRVTAHKGCVRFYIDVHGKPGHSSEPDAGVNAIEQMAEVIRYLNEKIAPAYALQQHPLTGAPTHCISEITGGAAPNTIPGSCRITIDRRIIPGEEPLVVWQGFKEKLNELERHTPGLQLTVQEPFIIDYALETSGSHPLVRQLASAVARFAEGRLEHGAAYGTDASKLARAGVPSVVFGPGHISQAHTENEWVPVQEVVSAASALAGLVLHYRRDGM; encoded by the coding sequence ATGGGGCAGGTGGAGATCGATCCCGCAGAAATTACCCGGGTGCTGCAGGAGCTGGTAGCGATTCCAAGTGTCAATCCGGCTTTTGAAGGCGGCTGCGGAGAGGCGGGGGTCGCTGAATATGTGAAGCGGTATCTGACAGGGCAAGGAATTCCTTGCCTGGAGCAGCCGGTCCAGCCTGGCCGCAGCAACATTATAGGGATGCTGCCGGGCGTGCTTCCCGGTTCCCCGCTGCTATTGGAGGCACATATGGATACGGTCCAGACCACAGGCATGACCATTGACCCTTACGCCGCAGCAGTGATTGATGGAAGGCTGTACGGACGGGGCGCGTGCGATACCAAAGGCTCGCTGGCTGCGATGCTGGTTGCCATGGCCGCGCTGAAGCGCAGCGGCCTGCCGCTTCCGGTAGGCGTGCATCTCGCGGCCGTTGTGGATGAGGAATACCGGTATACCGGTGTCAGCAGGCTTGCAGCCGCAATCAGCGCAGGTGAGCTGAGTTATTGCGGAGCTGTTGTCGGGGAGCCGACAGGCCTGCACCGGGTCACCGCCCATAAGGGCTGTGTCCGGTTCTACATTGATGTGCACGGCAAGCCGGGCCATAGCTCCGAGCCGGATGCAGGTGTCAATGCGATTGAACAAATGGCCGAAGTGATCCGTTATCTGAATGAAAAGATTGCACCCGCTTATGCGCTCCAGCAGCATCCGCTTACCGGAGCACCGACCCACTGCATCAGTGAGATTACCGGCGGAGCTGCGCCTAATACCATACCAGGCAGCTGCCGCATTACGATTGACCGGCGGATCATTCCGGGCGAGGAACCGCTTGTGGTATGGCAAGGCTTCAAGGAGAAGCTGAACGAGCTGGAGCGCCATACTCCGGGATTGCAGCTTACTGTGCAGGAGCCGTTCATTATCGACTATGCGCTGGAGACCTCCGGCAGCCATCCGCTGGTGCGCCAGCTGGCATCGGCGGTTGCCAGGTTTGCCGAAGGCCGCCTGGAGCATGGGGCTGCTTATGGAACGGATGCGAGCAAGCTGGCCCGCGCTGGCGTGCCGTCGGTTGTTTTTGGACCCGGGCATATCAGCCAGGCGCATACGGAGAATGAATGGGTGCCAGTGCAGGAGGTAGTCTCCGCAGCATCGGCGCTGGCCGGGCTGGTTCTACATTATAGAAGGGATGGGATGTGA
- a CDS encoding ABC transporter substrate-binding protein produces the protein MKFKAVATLLVGVSMLGSILSACSSNTDSSNGAASGNNGAAQQAVTEAGQFPIVDEKITLRVMTGANPAVEDFDTNEFTKYFEELTNIHVEWEIVPTSTVAEKLNLALASGDLPDVIMTMNVTPEQQALYGQQGVLLPLNDYIEKYGVNTKKMFAESPLVESTITSADGNIYALPAPNECYHCSMRQKLWIYEPWLEKLNLDMPTTTEEFYEVLKAFKTQDPNGNGIADEIPFSGAPQVNQTSTLTTSVENFLMNSFTYAPFTRIYVNDEGKVDVPFNKEGWKEGLKYLNRLYSEGLMDPQALTRDAAQLVQLGENPDVPILGAASGPNMSAMTQLNGSSGRWLEYVAVPPLKGPDGVQLTQYDPYQVAPGQFVITNKAKNPEAAFRFADALYDREITLRSTIGEPDVDWRWAKADEIGLNGEPAVYMDMSKFGVTQNKQWSQTGIAYRPNSLRLGLVANPDNPLDTILYNETKEKYEPYRVDVETVLPPINFTVDQSAEIADLSKTIYDYTSEMMARFIIGDADIDTGWDQYLATLDSMNLSRYLEINQEAYETYKSATGK, from the coding sequence ATGAAATTTAAGGCGGTCGCAACACTACTGGTTGGAGTGAGTATGCTGGGCAGTATTCTCAGTGCATGCAGCAGCAATACGGACAGCAGCAATGGAGCAGCATCAGGGAACAATGGAGCTGCGCAGCAGGCCGTTACAGAGGCAGGGCAGTTCCCGATTGTCGATGAGAAAATCACGCTCCGTGTCATGACCGGGGCCAATCCGGCCGTCGAGGATTTCGATACGAATGAGTTCACCAAATATTTCGAAGAGCTGACGAATATCCATGTAGAGTGGGAGATTGTCCCGACCAGTACCGTCGCCGAGAAGCTTAATCTGGCGCTGGCCAGCGGTGATCTGCCGGATGTGATTATGACCATGAATGTGACGCCTGAGCAGCAGGCCCTTTATGGACAGCAGGGCGTGCTGCTCCCGCTGAACGATTATATTGAGAAATATGGCGTGAATACGAAAAAAATGTTCGCGGAAAGCCCGCTGGTAGAGTCAACGATCACCTCAGCGGACGGCAACATCTACGCGCTCCCGGCACCGAATGAATGCTACCACTGTTCGATGCGCCAGAAGCTCTGGATCTATGAGCCATGGCTGGAGAAGCTGAATCTGGATATGCCGACAACGACGGAGGAGTTCTATGAGGTGCTGAAGGCCTTCAAAACCCAGGACCCTAACGGCAACGGCATCGCGGATGAAATTCCGTTCTCCGGTGCGCCGCAGGTGAATCAGACGTCTACGCTCACGACCAGCGTCGAGAACTTCCTGATGAACTCCTTCACCTATGCACCGTTCACCCGCATCTATGTCAATGACGAAGGCAAGGTAGATGTGCCGTTCAATAAGGAAGGCTGGAAGGAAGGGCTGAAGTATCTGAACCGGCTGTACAGCGAGGGCCTGATGGACCCGCAGGCCTTGACGCGGGATGCCGCCCAGCTCGTGCAGCTGGGGGAGAATCCGGATGTGCCGATTCTGGGCGCAGCCTCCGGTCCAAATATGAGTGCCATGACCCAGCTGAACGGTTCAAGCGGCAGATGGCTGGAGTATGTGGCGGTGCCTCCGCTCAAAGGTCCTGACGGCGTGCAGCTCACGCAGTATGATCCGTATCAGGTGGCCCCGGGACAATTCGTTATTACTAACAAGGCCAAGAACCCGGAAGCTGCCTTCCGCTTCGCCGATGCCCTGTATGACCGGGAGATTACGCTCCGCTCTACGATCGGTGAACCGGATGTGGACTGGAGATGGGCCAAGGCAGATGAGATCGGCCTGAATGGAGAGCCCGCTGTCTACATGGATATGTCCAAATTTGGGGTTACCCAGAACAAGCAGTGGTCACAGACAGGCATCGCTTACCGTCCCAACTCCCTGCGCCTTGGTCTGGTAGCGAACCCGGATAACCCGCTGGACACCATCCTGTATAACGAGACCAAGGAGAAATATGAGCCGTACCGGGTGGATGTCGAAACGGTCCTGCCGCCGATCAACTTCACGGTCGACCAGTCTGCCGAAATCGCCGACCTGTCCAAAACGATCTATGATTACACCAGTGAAATGATGGCCCGCTTCATTATCGGCGATGCCGACATTGACACCGGGTGGGATCAATATCTGGCTACGCTGGACAGCATGAACCTGAGCCGTTATCTGGAGATCAATCAGGAGGCTTACGAAACATACAAGTCGGCTACGGGGAAATAA
- a CDS encoding carbohydrate ABC transporter permease, with translation MNTIFRNDSAADKLFTVLNNFLMGFLFLVVLYPIVYIVSASFSDSQAVVSGEVWLWPVRPSLDGYRAVFEYKQVWVGFGNSILYTVTGTLVNVIMTVLAAYPLSRRDFYGKNGFMLLFMFTTMFTGGLIPSYLLVKDLGMLDTIWSMIIPGALSVWNVIIARTYFQMSIPHELLEAAQLDGCNDFQFVWRVVIRLSGPILAVITLYYAAANWNQYFNAMLYLKSQDHYPLQLVLKDILVKNDVDVGMLSGDPQDAAKREAMKTLLKYSLIVISSLPLLVFYPFVQKYLVKGVMVGSLKG, from the coding sequence ATGAACACTATATTCCGCAATGATTCCGCAGCCGACAAGCTGTTTACGGTGCTGAACAACTTTTTAATGGGCTTTCTCTTTCTGGTGGTGCTATACCCGATCGTGTATATCGTCAGCGCCTCGTTCAGTGATTCGCAGGCGGTGGTGTCCGGGGAGGTGTGGCTGTGGCCGGTGCGTCCGAGTCTGGACGGGTACAGGGCTGTTTTTGAATACAAGCAGGTCTGGGTCGGCTTCGGCAATTCGATCCTGTATACGGTAACGGGAACGCTGGTCAATGTCATCATGACGGTGCTGGCGGCCTACCCGCTGTCCCGCAGAGATTTCTACGGCAAGAACGGCTTCATGCTGCTGTTCATGTTCACCACCATGTTCACAGGCGGCCTGATTCCAAGCTATCTGCTGGTCAAGGATTTGGGCATGCTGGATACGATCTGGTCGATGATTATCCCCGGCGCACTGAGCGTATGGAATGTGATTATCGCCAGAACCTATTTCCAGATGTCGATCCCGCATGAGCTGCTGGAGGCGGCACAGCTGGACGGGTGCAATGATTTCCAGTTTGTCTGGAGGGTGGTCATCCGCTTGTCGGGCCCGATCCTTGCGGTCATCACGCTATACTACGCCGCTGCGAACTGGAACCAGTATTTCAATGCCATGCTGTATTTAAAAAGCCAGGATCATTATCCGCTTCAACTGGTGCTTAAGGATATCCTGGTCAAAAATGATGTGGATGTCGGCATGCTCTCCGGCGATCCCCAGGATGCGGCCAAGCGTGAGGCGATGAAGACTCTGCTGAAGTATTCGCTGATTGTTATTTCTTCTTTGCCGCTGCTGGTCTTCTATCCCTTCGTACAGAAATACCTCGTTAAGGGCGTTATGGTAGGTTCACTCAAAGGATAA
- a CDS encoding RidA family protein, whose amino-acid sequence MGKVEQLLQEKGIVLGKVPPAVATYVPARQVGNVVYTSGNDCRINGTLMLTGKVGADLTVEQGYAAARQVAVNLLAVLKEHLGELDRIKQVVKMLAFVNSAPGFTEQPYVINGASDLLVEVLGDKGRHARSALSANELPFDTPVEIELIVEVTEA is encoded by the coding sequence ATGGGAAAGGTAGAGCAGCTGCTGCAGGAGAAGGGAATTGTACTAGGCAAGGTGCCTCCGGCTGTAGCGACCTATGTGCCTGCCAGACAGGTAGGCAATGTCGTATATACCTCGGGCAATGACTGCCGTATTAACGGAACGCTGATGCTGACGGGGAAGGTTGGCGCGGATCTGACCGTAGAGCAGGGGTATGCCGCCGCCCGGCAGGTGGCGGTCAATCTCCTGGCGGTGCTCAAGGAGCACCTGGGGGAGCTGGACCGGATTAAGCAGGTGGTGAAGATGCTGGCCTTTGTCAATTCGGCTCCGGGCTTCACGGAGCAGCCTTATGTCATCAACGGCGCGTCAGATCTGCTGGTAGAGGTGCTGGGCGACAAAGGCAGACATGCCCGTTCGGCGCTGTCGGCCAACGAGCTGCCCTTTGATACCCCGGTGGAGATCGAGCTGATTGTAGAGGTTACAGAAGCATGA